The stretch of DNA ACGTCCACACCGCGTTGAACCCGTCCATGCCCACCTCGCGCACGACGTGCCGGGTGAACGCAGCACCCTCCGCGTACTGCCGCATCTTCGCGTCCACCCCTAGCAGGCTGCGCAGCAGCCGGTCCAGCAATCCGCCACCGTTGCGGCGCTCGGTGAACCTGCGGCGGATGGTGGCCACGCTGGGCACCACCTCCGGCCCGACGGCGTCCATCACGTGATCGGCGTGGCCTTCCAGCAGCGTGGACAGCGCGAGGATGCGGTCCAGCGCCGCCCGCTGCTCAGGCCCCTGCAGCAGCTCGACCACGCCGAGCACCCCCGGGCTCGACTCCGTCCCGGCCCGCGGCCCGCGCAGCACCGACGGCAACCGCCGCAGCAGCTCGACCAGCGACGAGTCCATGTCCGAGAGCAGCACCCCGAGACTCTGCGCGAAGTGCTCCCGCAGCCACGGAACCGCGTTGAACTGCAGCCGGTGCGTCGACTCGTGCAGGCACACCCACATCACGAAGTCGTCCGCGGGCACGTCCAACGCCCGCTGCGCGGCCACGATGTTCGGCGCCACCAGCAGCAGCCGCCCGGGACGCGTGCCGCGGGAACTCGGCAGGAACGGGTCGTACTGCCCGAGGACCTTCGTGCCCAGGTACGACAGCACGAGTCCGGTTTGCAGCCCGGCGCCGCGCGCACCGAGGCCGCTGAGCAGATCAGCGCCGAGCGCGCCGGGACGACCGGCCGAGCGCAGCGCCACACCGGTCAACTCGGACAGCCCGTGCGCGGCCGCGCGCACCCATTCCGGCCGGTCGACCACATCGCCCTGCAACACCGGCAGGTCCAGGCCCAAGCCGGTCAGTTCGCGCACGTGCGACTCCGCCGCGACGCTGGCCCGCCGCAGATCGCGCACCGCGCGGTCCGCTTCTTCCCGAGGCACGTCCGGGCCGCTGGACATCAGCCGGGCCGCGGTCGCCGCGGCCAGGTCCCAATCCAGCGTGCGATCCGCTCCGGTCGAGCCGTTGTCGGGAGTGCTCGGCGGCAAAGTGGCGGATCGCGAAGTCACAGCACCGACCGTACCCCCGGTGCCCTGCGCACCGACACTTCCGCGCGCTGCGCAGCGACATTCCACGTGCAGGGCACGGACACTCCCACGTGCAGCGCACGGAACCCGCGCGGAGCCGCTCAGCGGCAGCCGCACTCCCGCAACGCGGAGGCGACCTTGTCCAGCGCGGGACGCAGCACGCCGGAGCTTCCGGTGTGGTTGGACATGAACGCGAACACCAGCAACCGGCCGTCCCGG from Saccharopolyspora sp. SCSIO 74807 encodes:
- a CDS encoding zinc-dependent metalloprotease, translated to MPPSTPDNGSTGADRTLDWDLAAATAARLMSSGPDVPREEADRAVRDLRRASVAAESHVRELTGLGLDLPVLQGDVVDRPEWVRAAAHGLSELTGVALRSAGRPGALGADLLSGLGARGAGLQTGLVLSYLGTKVLGQYDPFLPSSRGTRPGRLLLVAPNIVAAQRALDVPADDFVMWVCLHESTHRLQFNAVPWLREHFAQSLGVLLSDMDSSLVELLRRLPSVLRGPRAGTESSPGVLGVVELLQGPEQRAALDRILALSTLLEGHADHVMDAVGPEVVPSVATIRRRFTERRNGGGLLDRLLRSLLGVDAKMRQYAEGAAFTRHVVREVGMDGFNAVWTSPEQLPTRAEISDPPSWLRRVHG